In Panthera tigris isolate Pti1 chromosome C1, P.tigris_Pti1_mat1.1, whole genome shotgun sequence, the following proteins share a genomic window:
- the CD160 gene encoding CD160 antigen isoform X2 encodes MAPGRGCLVLAILLAMVDIRLGGCLHILSSFSQDGKQLSLICTLRHTKEEAEGAIVFLCKDRSSGCFPETSLRQLRLRPDPREDGISERSSQLVFTINHATPSDSGTYQCCATSQRPDMRLQGHFFSVLVTEAGNYTVKGLKQRRHPEFTHSQGTPSSGFLQKVWVMLATSLLALQAL; translated from the exons ATGGCACCTGGCAGAGGCTGCTTGGTCCTGGCCATTCTGCTGGCAATGGTGGACATCCGACTTGGTG gGTGCTTGCACATCCTCAGCTCATTTTCCCAGGATGGAAAGCAATTAAGCTTGATCTGTACTTTGCGGCATACAAAAGAAGAGGCTGAGGGTGCTATAGTGTTTTTGTGCAAGGACAGGTCTTCGGGCTGTTTCCCTGAGACCAGCCTGCGGCAACTGAGACTTCGACCGGATCCCAGGGAAGATGGCATCAGCGAAAGATCATCTCAGTTGGTGTTCACCATAAACCATGCCACACCATCAGACAGCGGGACCTACCAGTGTTGTGCCACAAGCCAGAGGCCAGATATGCGCCTTCAGGGccactttttctctgttttagtCACAG AGGCAGGGAACTACACAGTCAAAGGATTGAAGCAAAGAAGACACCCCGAGTTCACTCACAGTCAAGGCACTCCCAGTTCAGGCTTCCTGCAAAAGGTCTGGGTGATGCTGGCCACTAGCCTGCTGGCCCTTCAAG
- the CD160 gene encoding CD160 antigen isoform X1, with product MVLEPGRPCLGIPMCFQEIEAKDITGANVCFEFLQLLTTCRTLMAPGRGCLVLAILLAMVDIRLGGCLHILSSFSQDGKQLSLICTLRHTKEEAEGAIVFLCKDRSSGCFPETSLRQLRLRPDPREDGISERSSQLVFTINHATPSDSGTYQCCATSQRPDMRLQGHFFSVLVTEAGNYTVKGLKQRRHPEFTHSQGTPSSGFLQKVWVMLATSLLALQAL from the exons ATGGTCTTGGAGCCCGGAAGGCCTTGTCTAGGAATCCCCATGTGCTTTCAGGAAATCGAGGCCAAGGATATCACTGGAGCCAACGTTTGCTTTGAGTTTCTGCAGCTGCTGACAACGTGCCGGACCCTGATGGCACCTGGCAGAGGCTGCTTGGTCCTGGCCATTCTGCTGGCAATGGTGGACATCCGACTTGGTG gGTGCTTGCACATCCTCAGCTCATTTTCCCAGGATGGAAAGCAATTAAGCTTGATCTGTACTTTGCGGCATACAAAAGAAGAGGCTGAGGGTGCTATAGTGTTTTTGTGCAAGGACAGGTCTTCGGGCTGTTTCCCTGAGACCAGCCTGCGGCAACTGAGACTTCGACCGGATCCCAGGGAAGATGGCATCAGCGAAAGATCATCTCAGTTGGTGTTCACCATAAACCATGCCACACCATCAGACAGCGGGACCTACCAGTGTTGTGCCACAAGCCAGAGGCCAGATATGCGCCTTCAGGGccactttttctctgttttagtCACAG AGGCAGGGAACTACACAGTCAAAGGATTGAAGCAAAGAAGACACCCCGAGTTCACTCACAGTCAAGGCACTCCCAGTTCAGGCTTCCTGCAAAAGGTCTGGGTGATGCTGGCCACTAGCCTGCTGGCCCTTCAAG